The Thermoflavifilum sp. genome contains a region encoding:
- a CDS encoding YtxH domain-containing protein, translating to MNKKNAYLIGLIAAATAGLVAGLLLAPKKGAELRKDIKEKADELSEQLKRVVKKGKEKAQEAEDEFERAIG from the coding sequence ATGAACAAAAAAAATGCATACCTCATTGGCCTGATTGCGGCTGCTACAGCCGGACTGGTAGCTGGATTACTACTCGCGCCCAAAAAAGGTGCTGAATTGAGAAAAGATATCAAAGAAAAAGCCGATGAGCTTTCCGAACAATTGAAACGTGTGGTGAAAAAGGGAAAAGAAAAAGCGCAGGAAGCAGAGGATGAATTTGAACGCGCTATTGGATAA
- a CDS encoding dipeptide epimerase, protein MMAKLDFFPVVLPFEYDFTISRHSKRVQPLLIVAYTQDGITGYGETAENAYYQVHIHELVSFLKSMQEEIEQARFSDPDIWWAQLKQAMAARSVKNPHLVHFALCAIDMALWDWYARKHQKPLYRFWCDEPMPRPCTDYTIGIDQPSVMLEKMKAHPWPVYKIKVGTQEDMQILTTLREHTRARMRIDANAGWDFAQLNRYYPLCKQLQIECIEQPLPADADAQLAGFSADPALPLIADESCVTEHDVMPCARYFQGINIKLTKCGGITPALRMIRQARSLGLKVMLGSMNESIVGTSAAAHLLPLVDEADLDGPLLLKAEIARGIHYGNGEIFYANMPGSGVELLPALEEFLVHDSIS, encoded by the coding sequence ATGATGGCAAAGCTTGATTTCTTTCCCGTTGTTTTACCTTTTGAATATGATTTTACCATTTCACGACATTCCAAGCGTGTGCAACCCTTGCTCATCGTGGCTTATACACAGGATGGGATTACGGGATATGGTGAAACAGCCGAAAATGCTTATTATCAGGTGCATATACATGAGCTTGTTAGTTTCCTGAAAAGCATGCAAGAGGAAATTGAACAGGCCCGTTTTTCTGATCCAGATATCTGGTGGGCACAATTAAAACAGGCCATGGCAGCCAGATCCGTGAAAAATCCACATCTTGTACATTTTGCTTTATGCGCAATAGATATGGCTTTGTGGGATTGGTATGCCAGAAAACATCAAAAACCGTTGTATCGATTCTGGTGTGATGAACCCATGCCCCGCCCATGCACAGATTATACCATCGGCATTGATCAACCATCGGTCATGCTCGAGAAGATGAAAGCACATCCATGGCCGGTATATAAAATTAAAGTAGGAACGCAAGAAGATATGCAGATACTGACTACCCTCAGGGAACATACCCGGGCCCGGATGCGTATTGATGCAAATGCAGGCTGGGATTTTGCACAGCTCAATAGGTATTATCCTCTGTGTAAACAATTACAGATTGAATGTATCGAACAACCTTTGCCGGCAGATGCAGATGCGCAACTGGCTGGATTTTCAGCGGATCCTGCGCTGCCGCTCATTGCAGATGAAAGTTGTGTAACTGAACATGATGTAATGCCGTGTGCAAGATATTTTCAGGGTATCAACATCAAGCTTACCAAGTGTGGCGGTATCACGCCGGCCTTGCGCATGATAAGGCAGGCACGTTCGTTAGGACTCAAGGTGATGCTGGGATCGATGAATGAAAGCATAGTAGGAACTTCGGCTGCTGCACATTTGTTACCACTTGTTGATGAGGCTGATCTGGATGGACCTTTGCTGTTGAAAGCCGAAATTGCACGAGGTATTCATTATGGAAACGGAGAAATTTTTTATGCAAATATGCCGGGAAGCGGTGTAGAACTGCTACCTGCACTTGAAGAATTTCTGGTGCATGATAGCATTTCATGA